A stretch of DNA from Planctomycetaceae bacterium:
GCTGGTGGCCCTGGTGGCTCGTTATCATCGGCGAGCCATGCCGAAAGCCACGCATCAGGAATTCGCTCAGCTTTCGCGCGACGATCGCGTGCTTGTGTCCCGGCTGGCGGGAATTCTGCGAGTCGCGCTCAGCCTGGATCATTCGCGCAGTCAGAGAATCCGCGACATCGAATGCAGTATCGAACGCAAGCGATTCATCATTCGCACTCCCGCGCAGGCCGGCGATCTGGCGATGGAACGCCTGGAACTGCGCCAGAATGCTTCGCTGTTTGAAGACGTTTTCGGGCTCAGTGTGCTGCTCAGACTGGAACGACCGTAGCAATATGACCGCCAACGATCACGAACACTTCCTGAACCGCGAACTCAGTTGGCTGGAGTTCAACCAGCGCGTGCTGGATGAAGCCTCCGATCCGACGGTGCCGCTGCTGGAAAAGCTGCGGTTTCTCGCGATCACGGCGTCCAATCTGGACGAATTCTTCATGGTCCGCATCGGCAGCCTGCGCACGGCGGTGCGGCGAGGCAGCGTCGGTGTGGACCCGGGAGGCATGACGGCGGCCGAACAACTGGACGCCGCCAGCAAGCGCATCGCGGAAATGGTCGCCGACCAGTATGCCGTGTTTCTGAATGAAATTGAGCCGCAACTGGCGGATGTCGGCATCCGGCGGCGACACGTCACGGAACTCAACCAGCAGCAGTCGGACTTCGTCAAACAGGTGTTCGAAGAACAAATCCTGCCCGTGCTGGCTCCGATTGCGATTCACGATCCGGAACAGTTCCCGCTGCTGGCCGGCCGCACATTGAACGTCGCCGTCCAACTGGCGCCGAAGGAACCGGAAGAAGACTTTCGGTACGCCGTCATTCCGTTCGGCCGTTCCAACCTGAGATTCATCACGCTGCCGTCCGATGGCGCGTTTGAATATGTCCTTGCCGCGGACGTCATCGCGATGATGATTCACCGCTTCTTTCCCGGCGAACAGATCATCTCGACGGTGCCCTTCCGGATCACCCGCAACGCCGACCTCAGCGTGCGGGAAGAAGACGGCACCGACCTGCTGGCCGAAATGGAAGATGTGCTGGACGAACGCAAGGACAGTTTCTGCGTCCGGCTGGAACTGTCCGATGCCGTCACGACGCCGCTGCTGGGATTTCTGAAAAAGCTGCTGAAGCTGCAAAACCGCGACGTCTACGTGCTGCCGGGACCGACCGGGCTGAGCGACTTCATGCGACTTGCCGAACTGAATGGCTACGAACAGTACTGCTATCCGAAGTGGACGCCGCGCAGTTCTCCGGACATCGACCCGGACACGTCCATGTTCGACATCATTCGAGCCAGCGACGTGCTGCTGTATCACCCGTACGAATCCTTCGCACCGATCGTGCGGCTGATTTCCGAGGCCGCCGAAGACCCGGATGTCCTGGCCATCAAACAGACTCTGTATCGCACCAGTCGCAACAGTCCGATCGTGGCCGCGCTGAAACGAGCCGCCGAAAACGGCAAGAACGTTGTCGTGATTGTCGAACTGAAAGCCCGCTTTGATGAAGCTCGCAACATCGAATGGGCCAGACAACTGGAATACGCGGGAGTCCAGGTGATCTATGGCGTGCGGGCTCTGAAGACTCACGCCAAAGCCTGCGTCATCGTCCGCCGGGAACCGCAGGGGTTTCAGCGATACATCCACTTCGGCACCGGCAATTACAACGAAATCACCGCCGGCTTCTATACCGACGTCAGCTACCTGACCTGCAACGAAGAACTCGGCAGCGACGTGATCTCCTGGTTCAACGCCGTGACCGGGTATTCCCAGATTCAGCACTTTCAGCAACTGGAATCCGCTCCCATCGGACTGCGGGAAAAGCTGCTGGAAATGATTGAAGTGGAAACTCAGCGAGCCGAAAACGGCGACGACGCACGAATCGTGGCCAAACTGAATTCGCTGGTCGACCCGGAACTGATCCGAGCGCTGTATCGGGCTTCTCAGGCCGGAGTCGACGTCCAGCTTAACGTTCGCGGCATCTGCTGCCTGCGACCCGGCGTTCCGGGACTCAGCGAACACATCCGGGTGACCAGCATCATCGACCGGTTTCTGGAACATGCCCGAATCTTCTACTTCTACCACGGCGGGGATCGGCGAGTCTTCATTTCCAGCGCCGACCTGATGCCCCGCAATCTCGACCGCCGCGTGGAATTGCTGGTCCCGATCCTGAATGACGACTGCAAGCGGCAGGCGATCCGGATTCTGGAGACCTGCTTCAAAGACAACGTCAAGGCCCGCCGGCTGAACGCGGACGGCAGCTACAGCATGTCCGCCGCCAGGCAGGATTCCGTCGTCCAGAGCCAGTT
This window harbors:
- the ppk1 gene encoding polyphosphate kinase 1, with amino-acid sequence MTANDHEHFLNRELSWLEFNQRVLDEASDPTVPLLEKLRFLAITASNLDEFFMVRIGSLRTAVRRGSVGVDPGGMTAAEQLDAASKRIAEMVADQYAVFLNEIEPQLADVGIRRRHVTELNQQQSDFVKQVFEEQILPVLAPIAIHDPEQFPLLAGRTLNVAVQLAPKEPEEDFRYAVIPFGRSNLRFITLPSDGAFEYVLAADVIAMMIHRFFPGEQIISTVPFRITRNADLSVREEDGTDLLAEMEDVLDERKDSFCVRLELSDAVTTPLLGFLKKLLKLQNRDVYVLPGPTGLSDFMRLAELNGYEQYCYPKWTPRSSPDIDPDTSMFDIIRASDVLLYHPYESFAPIVRLISEAAEDPDVLAIKQTLYRTSRNSPIVAALKRAAENGKNVVVIVELKARFDEARNIEWARQLEYAGVQVIYGVRALKTHAKACVIVRREPQGFQRYIHFGTGNYNEITAGFYTDVSYLTCNEELGSDVISWFNAVTGYSQIQHFQQLESAPIGLREKLLEMIEVETQRAENGDDARIVAKLNSLVDPELIRALYRASQAGVDVQLNVRGICCLRPGVPGLSEHIRVTSIIDRFLEHARIFYFYHGGDRRVFISSADLMPRNLDRRVELLVPILNDDCKRQAIRILETCFKDNVKARRLNADGSYSMSAARQDSVVQSQLEFQRLAREAEENAFESKRMTFIPAEPN